The following proteins are co-located in the Rhodococcus opacus B4 genome:
- the ligD gene encoding non-homologous end-joining DNA ligase, whose product MATGKDKSPAVELEVGDRTVRISHPERVYFPATGATKLDLANYYLSVGDGIVRALRERPCMMHRFPDGLSGEKVHQKRLPHGAPDWVQTVRVTFPRYNRHADELCVTHPADVIWAVQMSTVEFHPWNSRRADVERPDEWRIDLDPMPECGFDTVRRVAGVVHEVLDELGATGWPKTSGGSGMHVYVRIRPDWGFGDVRRAALAFAREVERRAPKDVTTTWWRKDRDPRKLFVDYNQNARDHTIASAYSVRGVPEATVSTPVTWDEIADVDPHEFTIATVPERFATLGDLHAGIDDAVFSLEPLLEWADRDEAEGEPDPGGAED is encoded by the coding sequence ATGGCGACCGGTAAGGACAAGTCACCCGCTGTCGAGTTGGAGGTCGGCGACCGGACCGTGCGGATCTCGCACCCGGAGCGTGTCTACTTCCCCGCCACCGGCGCCACGAAACTCGACCTCGCGAACTACTACCTGAGCGTCGGCGACGGCATCGTGCGCGCACTGCGCGAACGCCCCTGCATGATGCACCGCTTCCCGGACGGCCTGAGCGGCGAGAAGGTGCACCAGAAGCGGTTGCCGCACGGCGCGCCGGACTGGGTGCAGACGGTCCGTGTGACGTTTCCGCGGTACAACCGCCACGCCGACGAACTGTGTGTCACGCACCCGGCGGACGTGATCTGGGCGGTGCAGATGTCCACGGTCGAGTTCCATCCGTGGAACTCGCGCCGCGCGGACGTCGAACGTCCCGACGAGTGGCGGATCGATCTCGATCCGATGCCCGAGTGCGGGTTCGACACGGTGCGGCGCGTCGCCGGGGTGGTGCACGAGGTGCTCGACGAACTGGGTGCGACGGGGTGGCCGAAGACGTCCGGTGGCAGCGGCATGCACGTGTACGTCCGGATCCGGCCCGACTGGGGTTTCGGCGACGTCCGGCGGGCCGCGCTGGCCTTCGCCCGCGAGGTGGAGCGCCGGGCACCGAAGGACGTGACCACCACCTGGTGGCGCAAGGACCGGGATCCGCGCAAGTTGTTCGTCGACTACAACCAGAACGCCCGCGATCACACCATCGCCAGCGCGTATTCGGTGCGGGGTGTGCCCGAAGCGACGGTGTCCACCCCGGTGACGTGGGACGAGATCGCCGACGTGGACCCGCACGAGTTCACGATCGCCACCGTTCCCGAGCGCTTCGCGACACTCGGTGATCTGCACGCGGGAATCGACGACGCCGTGTTCTCGCTCGAGCCGCTGCTGGAGTGGGCGGACCGCGACGAGGCCGAGGGCGAGCCGGATCCCGGTGGCGCGGAGGACTAG
- a CDS encoding SRPBCC family protein, with amino-acid sequence MKIANEFTVSAPIEQAWEVLSDLEEVAPLLPGAQMTGREGDDYLGKVKVKVGPVTSEFKGKATFVERDAQQHRAVIDARGRDSRGSGNASATITAQLHEAGDGTRVTVDTDMKIVGKLAQFGSGMIQQVSEKLMGQFAESLEARLAGGPVDEPVSVPAAADSAAPTTLSVAPPAAEPAALDLLALSGAGAWKRYAPILAAVLAGIVVVLVVGRRRR; translated from the coding sequence ATGAAGATCGCCAACGAGTTCACCGTCAGCGCCCCGATCGAGCAGGCGTGGGAGGTGCTCAGCGACCTCGAGGAAGTTGCCCCGCTGCTGCCCGGTGCGCAGATGACCGGGCGGGAGGGCGACGACTACCTGGGGAAGGTGAAGGTCAAGGTCGGCCCGGTGACGAGTGAGTTCAAGGGCAAGGCCACCTTCGTCGAACGGGACGCGCAGCAGCACCGCGCCGTGATCGACGCCCGCGGCCGGGACTCGCGTGGTTCCGGCAACGCGTCCGCGACGATCACCGCCCAGTTGCACGAGGCGGGCGACGGCACCCGCGTCACCGTGGACACCGACATGAAGATCGTCGGCAAACTCGCACAGTTCGGCAGCGGGATGATCCAGCAGGTGTCGGAGAAACTCATGGGGCAGTTCGCGGAATCGCTGGAGGCGAGACTCGCCGGAGGACCCGTCGACGAGCCGGTCTCGGTGCCTGCCGCGGCCGACTCCGCCGCCCCCACGACGCTGTCCGTGGCCCCGCCCGCTGCCGAACCGGCTGCGCTGGACCTGCTGGCTCTCTCCGGCGCCGGGGCCTGGAAACGGTACGCCCCGATCCTCGCCGCCGTCCTCGCGGGAATCGTGGTCGTCCTCGTGGTGGGCCGCCGCAGGCGATGA
- a CDS encoding vWA domain-containing protein — protein sequence MTASGILRGVDLAAFAVALVARLRTRGVVVSASGPAVFVQALHLSPPGSRSRLYWSARLTLVNRVDDLASFDAVFSAVFEDALLSVDPHARRAAAGRESALVAVRDGRDRSGDAQDVEGVPWMTRPRMTGGDADGRHDMLTAVPDTLPSRLVARADEPFARFDAGDLRLLGAWLEQATAAWPSRRTRRREVHRRGRRIDLRATMNRSRATGWEPVVLARSRARNRPRRIVMLCDVSRSMQPYAAIYLHLMRAAVQRQTAGRPEVFAFSTSLTRLTPVLAHRSAETAVRRANEKVVDRFGGTHIAGSVSELLASPHGNALRGALVVIASDGWDSDDPERLAHALTRVRRRAHRLVWLNPRAGDPGFRPLAGSMAAALPFCDAFLPAHSVSALRDVLDVIGRLG from the coding sequence ATGACCGCGTCGGGGATCCTGCGCGGCGTCGATCTCGCGGCGTTCGCCGTGGCACTCGTCGCCCGGTTGCGCACCCGCGGCGTCGTCGTCTCGGCGAGCGGTCCCGCAGTCTTCGTGCAGGCGCTGCATCTGTCGCCGCCGGGTTCACGTTCGCGGCTGTACTGGTCGGCGCGGCTGACGCTCGTCAACCGCGTCGACGACCTCGCGTCGTTCGACGCGGTGTTCTCCGCGGTCTTCGAGGACGCGCTGCTGTCGGTGGACCCGCATGCGCGGCGCGCCGCTGCCGGACGGGAGTCGGCGCTCGTCGCCGTCCGCGACGGCCGCGACCGGTCCGGTGACGCGCAGGACGTCGAGGGCGTGCCGTGGATGACCAGACCGCGGATGACCGGCGGCGACGCCGACGGCCGTCACGACATGCTCACCGCGGTGCCGGACACCCTGCCCAGCAGGCTCGTGGCCCGCGCCGACGAACCCTTCGCCCGATTCGACGCCGGCGACCTCCGGCTCCTCGGAGCCTGGCTGGAACAGGCCACCGCGGCCTGGCCGTCCCGCCGCACCCGGCGTCGCGAAGTGCATCGCCGCGGCAGGCGTATCGACCTGCGGGCCACCATGAACCGGTCGAGAGCCACGGGCTGGGAGCCGGTGGTGCTCGCGCGGAGCCGCGCCCGGAACCGTCCGCGCCGTATCGTCATGCTGTGCGACGTGAGCCGGTCGATGCAGCCGTACGCCGCGATCTACCTCCATCTGATGCGAGCGGCGGTGCAACGGCAGACCGCGGGCAGGCCGGAGGTGTTCGCGTTCTCCACGTCGCTGACGAGGCTCACCCCGGTGCTCGCCCACCGCAGCGCCGAGACCGCGGTCCGCAGGGCGAACGAGAAGGTGGTCGACCGATTCGGGGGCACCCACATCGCGGGCAGCGTGAGTGAACTGCTCGCGTCCCCGCACGGCAACGCGCTGCGCGGCGCACTCGTGGTCATCGCGTCCGACGGCTGGGACAGCGACGACCCGGAGCGCCTGGCGCACGCCCTCACCCGGGTGCGTCGTCGCGCCCATCGCCTGGTCTGGCTCAACCCCCGCGCCGGCGACCCCGGCTTCCGGCCGCTCGCCGGTTCGATGGCTGCCGCGCTGCCCTTCTGCGACGCCTTCCTCCCCGCGCACTCGGTGTCCGCGCTGCGCGACGTGCTGGACGTGATCGGCCGGCTGGGCTGA
- a CDS encoding GntR family transcriptional regulator: MAGESKSEQVYGQLKTDILNGILSPGQSLSAIDVGSRYSASRTPVRQAFLRLEAEGLVSLVDRQGARVAPISIKSVRDLFELRILLEAAAARMVAEAVARDGAARQQFEEVAEALEAIAEEEPSDSRRDRFYALTENYDQAVIAHTRNSQLARSIAELRPHTERLRNIAHSRPDRLDVSLAEHLSMCRAILAGDGAAAAAACAEHLTQTQKTILDAVVDPHGSAVAIDLVTA; this comes from the coding sequence ATGGCGGGCGAGAGCAAGAGTGAACAGGTATACGGGCAGCTCAAGACGGACATCCTGAACGGGATTCTGTCTCCGGGACAGTCGCTGAGCGCGATCGACGTCGGCTCGCGGTACTCAGCGTCGCGTACCCCCGTCCGTCAGGCCTTCCTTCGACTGGAGGCGGAAGGGCTGGTCTCGCTCGTCGACCGGCAGGGCGCGCGGGTTGCCCCGATCTCGATCAAGAGTGTCCGCGACCTCTTCGAACTGCGCATACTGCTGGAGGCGGCCGCGGCGCGGATGGTCGCCGAGGCCGTCGCGCGCGACGGCGCGGCACGGCAGCAGTTCGAAGAGGTGGCGGAAGCACTCGAGGCGATCGCCGAGGAGGAGCCTTCCGACTCCCGGCGGGATCGCTTCTATGCGCTCACCGAAAACTACGACCAGGCGGTCATCGCGCACACCCGGAACTCGCAGCTCGCCCGCTCGATCGCCGAACTCCGCCCGCACACCGAGCGGCTGCGCAACATCGCCCACTCCCGCCCCGACCGCCTGGACGTCTCGTTGGCGGAGCACCTGTCGATGTGCCGGGCGATCCTCGCGGGTGACGGCGCCGCAGCCGCCGCGGCCTGTGCCGAGCATCTGACCCAGACGCAGAAGACCATCCTCGACGCCGTCGTCGACCCGCACGGATCGGCCGTCGCCATCGACCTCGTCACGGCGTAG
- a CDS encoding AAA family ATPase has product MTEGFEDVADVVRRFDAEDYLLDLGTASALYLGAVLRRPLLLEGEPGVGKTTAAKALATVLGAPLIRLQCYEGLTANEALYDWNYQRQLLTIRLAESRGNGLTEDDLFTEEFLLERPILHCVRYRGPTPPVLLIDEIDRADDEFEALLLEFLGEASVTVPELGTFTAEHHPVVVLTSNRSRDLHDALRRRCLYHWIDYPEPARAAAIVRRTVSVASELLIEHATRFVGRARELDLDKPPGIAETIDWVSALAALGVADLVREVAISSLSALAKTPDDRTMVQDAFVEYAHGLATG; this is encoded by the coding sequence ATGACGGAGGGGTTCGAGGATGTGGCGGACGTGGTCCGGCGGTTCGACGCCGAGGACTATCTCCTGGACCTCGGAACCGCGTCGGCCCTGTACCTCGGGGCGGTCCTGCGCCGTCCACTGCTGCTCGAAGGCGAACCCGGAGTCGGCAAGACCACCGCGGCGAAGGCCCTGGCGACCGTTCTCGGCGCACCCCTGATCCGGTTGCAGTGCTACGAGGGACTCACCGCGAACGAGGCGCTCTACGACTGGAACTACCAGCGACAGCTGCTCACGATCCGGCTGGCCGAATCGCGCGGCAACGGCCTCACCGAGGACGACCTGTTCACCGAGGAGTTCCTGCTGGAACGTCCGATCCTGCACTGTGTCAGATACCGGGGGCCGACCCCGCCCGTGCTGCTGATCGACGAAATCGACCGAGCCGACGACGAGTTCGAGGCACTGCTCCTCGAATTCCTCGGGGAGGCGTCGGTGACCGTTCCGGAACTGGGAACGTTCACGGCCGAACATCATCCCGTCGTCGTGCTGACGTCCAACCGGAGCCGCGACCTCCACGACGCGCTGCGCAGGCGGTGCCTGTACCACTGGATCGACTACCCGGAGCCGGCGCGGGCCGCCGCGATCGTGCGTCGCACGGTGTCCGTGGCGTCCGAACTCCTCATCGAGCACGCCACCCGGTTCGTCGGCCGTGCCCGTGAACTCGATCTCGACAAGCCCCCCGGAATCGCGGAGACGATCGACTGGGTGTCCGCGCTCGCGGCGCTGGGTGTGGCCGATCTGGTTCGCGAAGTCGCGATCTCGAGCCTGAGTGCGCTCGCGAAGACGCCGGACGACCGCACAATGGTTCAGGACGCATTCGTCGAGTACGCGCACGGCCTGGCCACCGGATGA
- a CDS encoding MOSC domain-containing protein, translated as MATLRSLNVGLPRDVSWRGRTVHTGVWKRPVDGPLMVRRLNIDGDGQGDLGGHGGENRAVLVYQTESYRYWSEHLHRNDLEPGHFGENFTVDGLPDDEVCIGDRYRIGTAVFEVTQPRVTCYRVGMRMNEPQMAALLVSHGRPGFYLRVIEEGEVEAGQDIVKVAAGPEAVPVSEIDALLYLPGHPRDALARSLRIPALSPGWKDSLQSILNRADSGAGGNVGLTKSAGSPPPAWPGFRPLTVTRIRGESRRVLSLSLAAPDGSALPSWQAGQSVTLRLHPGDVPGPVIRSYSLSNRPGAAEYRISVKREPHGVAGRYVHSRVRLGDTLEVAAPRGTFFLDGETRPVVLVSAGVGVTPLLSMLYALADAGSSRQVWWVHGARDGSEHPFAEESRALLGRLPGSRSHIAYSSPAETDSRGADYTTAGRLTGELIAGLGLPADADAYLCGPASFMADLGSALAADGLDPARIHVETFGAEGALNPGVVPSSSVAAHPPPGPPGTGPAVSFARSGLTVPWDPGRGTLLEFAEACDVPTRWSCRTGVCHTCETALLSGAVDYDPEPVEPPAVGNTLICCTSPADDVVLDL; from the coding sequence GTGGCCACGCTTCGTTCATTGAATGTCGGGTTGCCCCGGGACGTGTCCTGGCGGGGGCGGACCGTGCACACCGGCGTCTGGAAACGCCCCGTCGACGGCCCACTGATGGTCCGGAGACTCAACATCGACGGCGACGGTCAGGGCGACCTCGGCGGACACGGTGGGGAGAATCGCGCCGTGCTCGTCTATCAGACCGAGTCCTACCGTTATTGGAGTGAGCACCTTCACCGTAACGATCTCGAACCCGGACATTTCGGCGAAAACTTCACCGTCGACGGCCTGCCCGACGACGAGGTCTGCATCGGCGATCGCTACCGGATCGGAACCGCGGTCTTCGAGGTCACCCAGCCCCGCGTGACGTGCTACCGGGTGGGCATGCGCATGAACGAACCGCAGATGGCGGCGTTGCTCGTGTCCCACGGCAGGCCCGGCTTCTACCTCCGGGTGATCGAGGAAGGGGAGGTCGAGGCCGGCCAGGACATCGTGAAGGTCGCCGCAGGCCCGGAAGCGGTGCCCGTCTCGGAGATCGACGCGCTCCTGTACCTGCCCGGCCACCCCCGCGACGCGCTCGCGCGGTCGCTGCGGATCCCGGCGCTCAGCCCCGGGTGGAAGGATTCGCTGCAGAGCATTCTGAACCGGGCGGATTCGGGTGCCGGCGGAAACGTCGGGCTGACGAAGTCCGCCGGCAGTCCGCCGCCGGCGTGGCCCGGGTTCCGCCCGCTGACGGTGACCCGGATCCGCGGCGAGAGTCGCCGCGTCCTCTCGTTGTCGCTGGCCGCACCGGACGGTTCGGCGTTGCCGTCCTGGCAGGCGGGCCAGTCGGTCACGCTGCGGCTGCACCCCGGCGACGTGCCGGGCCCGGTGATCCGCAGCTATTCGCTGTCCAATCGCCCCGGCGCCGCCGAATACCGGATCAGCGTGAAACGGGAACCGCACGGCGTGGCCGGCCGATACGTCCATTCGCGTGTGCGCCTCGGTGACACCCTCGAGGTGGCGGCCCCGCGAGGGACGTTCTTCCTGGACGGCGAGACGAGGCCGGTGGTGCTCGTGTCCGCGGGCGTGGGTGTCACACCCCTGCTGTCGATGTTGTACGCACTCGCGGACGCGGGGTCGTCGCGGCAGGTGTGGTGGGTCCACGGTGCCCGGGACGGATCCGAGCATCCCTTCGCCGAGGAAAGCCGCGCCCTCCTGGGGCGACTGCCGGGCAGTCGCTCGCACATCGCCTACAGCTCCCCTGCCGAAACCGACAGCAGGGGAGCCGACTACACCACGGCGGGCCGGCTCACGGGGGAGCTGATCGCGGGTCTCGGCCTGCCCGCCGACGCGGATGCCTATCTGTGCGGTCCCGCGTCGTTCATGGCCGATCTCGGATCCGCGCTCGCCGCCGACGGACTCGACCCGGCGCGGATTCACGTCGAGACGTTCGGTGCCGAGGGAGCCCTCAATCCCGGTGTGGTTCCGTCGTCTTCGGTTGCGGCCCACCCGCCGCCCGGACCGCCGGGCACCGGCCCGGCGGTCTCGTTCGCGCGCAGCGGGCTCACCGTGCCGTGGGATCCGGGGCGGGGAACCCTCCTCGAATTCGCCGAGGCGTGTGACGTGCCGACACGCTGGTCCTGTCGCACCGGCGTCTGCCACACGTGCGAAACGGCGCTCCTGTCCGGGGCCGTCGACTACGACCCGGAACCCGTCGAACCACCGGCGGTCGGGAACACCCTCATCTGCTGCACCAGCCCGGCCGACGACGTGGTGCTCGACCTGTAG
- a CDS encoding AbrB family transcriptional regulator: MNDVHTPERSVPTRTSELRRHALRWAALIALSAGGWALGESIGLTAAGLFAALIVAAAMAVAGRGPSRVPRPLGKLAQGVLASAVGLMVHRETIAALGSLWVPVVSIAAATLVISVAAGALLALHRDVDAVTGSLAMTAGGATGLVAMARELGGDDRVVAVVQYLRVALVVVSMPMIVTFGFRADTGADTAAATDGSGAEWYVALPFLALFIVGGTAVASLLRLPAPATLGPLAVSAGFELGGWSDAVSVPPMLMTAALILIGWQAGLAFDRASLRAIGRILPYAALLTLLVGAACAGLGILLSHLTGASLLEAYLATTPGGLAAVLAVSASTSSNVTFVAAAQVLRLVIMLVTTPIMAKAFAHFSSRRRRA; this comes from the coding sequence GTGAACGACGTGCACACCCCGGAACGGTCCGTGCCGACGCGTACATCCGAACTGCGTCGTCACGCACTCCGATGGGCCGCACTGATCGCACTCTCGGCCGGCGGGTGGGCGCTCGGCGAGAGCATCGGACTGACGGCGGCGGGCCTGTTCGCCGCCCTGATCGTCGCGGCGGCCATGGCGGTCGCCGGACGGGGCCCGTCCCGGGTGCCCCGCCCGCTGGGCAAGCTTGCCCAGGGCGTGCTGGCCAGCGCGGTCGGGCTGATGGTGCACCGGGAGACGATCGCCGCCCTGGGCTCGCTGTGGGTGCCGGTGGTCTCGATCGCGGCCGCGACCCTGGTGATCAGCGTGGCGGCCGGCGCACTCCTCGCGCTGCATCGTGACGTGGACGCGGTGACGGGATCCCTCGCCATGACTGCGGGCGGCGCCACCGGACTCGTCGCAATGGCCCGCGAACTCGGCGGCGACGATCGCGTGGTCGCGGTGGTGCAATACCTGAGGGTGGCGCTCGTCGTGGTGTCGATGCCGATGATCGTCACGTTCGGCTTCCGCGCGGATACCGGCGCGGACACTGCGGCGGCCACCGACGGCAGCGGCGCCGAATGGTATGTGGCACTGCCGTTCCTGGCACTGTTCATCGTGGGCGGCACCGCCGTGGCGTCACTTCTCCGTCTGCCCGCACCCGCGACACTGGGACCACTGGCGGTGAGCGCCGGATTCGAACTCGGCGGCTGGAGCGACGCCGTCTCGGTGCCGCCGATGCTGATGACCGCCGCGTTGATCCTCATCGGCTGGCAGGCCGGGCTCGCATTCGACCGCGCGAGCCTGCGAGCAATCGGACGAATCCTGCCGTACGCCGCGCTGCTCACCCTTCTGGTCGGGGCGGCCTGCGCAGGTCTGGGCATCCTGCTATCCCACCTCACCGGCGCGAGCCTCCTCGAGGCCTATCTCGCCACCACCCCCGGCGGCCTGGCGGCGGTGCTCGCCGTGTCGGCGTCCACCTCGTCCAACGTCACGTTCGTCGCGGCCGCTCAGGTGCTGCGCCTGGTCATCATGCTCGTCACCACCCCGATCATGGCGAAGGCATTTGCCCACTTCAGTTCTCGGCGCCGGCGAGCCTAA
- a CDS encoding PAS domain-containing protein, which produces MSAEADHEERRRPIPDTPLGYLEQLPALVLLERLPVPVLAVEDDGTVVHVNSAFEAMLGHPVASLRGRSVSELLDLDGASTGADAVEHLRESASTPVDLAHQDGSRVRALVSRPILRRQDDPVTLVCFHDVTEQLWNGGRAPGF; this is translated from the coding sequence GTGAGCGCTGAGGCAGATCATGAGGAGAGACGTCGCCCGATCCCGGACACACCATTGGGCTACCTCGAGCAGCTACCGGCCCTCGTCCTGCTCGAACGCCTGCCGGTTCCCGTCCTGGCGGTCGAAGACGACGGCACGGTCGTCCACGTGAACAGTGCTTTCGAGGCGATGCTGGGGCACCCCGTCGCATCCCTGCGCGGACGCTCCGTGTCCGAACTCCTCGACCTGGACGGGGCGTCGACGGGCGCCGACGCGGTCGAACATCTCCGGGAGTCCGCGAGCACCCCCGTCGACCTCGCGCATCAGGACGGATCACGGGTGCGCGCACTCGTCAGCAGGCCCATCCTCCGCCGGCAGGACGATCCGGTGACGCTCGTCTGCTTCCACGACGTCACCGAACAGCTGTGGAACGGCGGCCGGGCCCCCGGCTTCTGA
- a CDS encoding serine/threonine-protein kinase gives MAAGTRVGSQFGHYHLRALLGLGGMGEVYEAYDTTKDRTVALKILDVDLAKDPTYQQRFRRESHAAARLQEPHVIPIHDWGEIDGVLYIDMRLVVGQDLRALLRARGTMGPAHAVAVIDQIAAALDAAHADGLIHRDVKPENILVTAGEFAYLVDFGIAHSSSDLRLTTLGSAVGSYAYMAPERFDNAPVDARADVYSLACVLYECLTGSIPFPSNSISSAIRAHLTTPVPSPSSIRPDVPATFDDVIARGLAKDPRERYATAGAFAAAARSALTARERKTETDIATRPEPSPALRSEATRVDDRGRPPVYPPTAFHSGPPAPPPQTPYYPPTPYAAPPARRSVAVPVTVTVLVIALLALGGVVGWLVLDRNDQDAPAVAAAGSSQVRIPVTEDVPVATTKAAPATVPPAATPPRTTTRITTAPPPPVVGEVTGADRQGFLPPSDARCNYTNPAVFIGRTTKSLVVVCETGVGRYYYQGVRISDGAAISVDDPSPSGSGFVATGDGGTEYRLSPSALTIVGGDGRVLATEPMIEAAYR, from the coding sequence ATGGCGGCAGGTACACGGGTCGGCTCGCAGTTCGGGCACTACCATCTCAGGGCTCTGCTCGGTCTCGGCGGAATGGGTGAGGTGTACGAGGCGTACGACACCACCAAGGACCGCACCGTCGCACTCAAGATCCTCGACGTCGACCTCGCGAAGGACCCCACGTACCAGCAGCGGTTCCGCCGCGAATCGCATGCCGCGGCCCGGTTGCAGGAGCCGCACGTCATCCCCATCCACGACTGGGGCGAGATCGACGGGGTGCTCTACATCGACATGCGCCTGGTCGTCGGGCAGGACCTGCGGGCGCTGCTCCGCGCGCGTGGCACGATGGGCCCCGCACACGCGGTGGCGGTAATCGACCAGATCGCGGCGGCGCTCGACGCCGCGCACGCCGACGGTCTCATCCACCGCGACGTGAAGCCGGAGAACATCCTCGTCACGGCCGGTGAATTCGCGTACCTCGTCGACTTCGGGATCGCGCACTCGAGTTCCGATCTCCGCCTGACCACCCTCGGCAGCGCCGTCGGTTCCTACGCGTACATGGCGCCCGAGCGGTTCGACAACGCACCGGTCGATGCCCGCGCGGACGTCTACTCGCTGGCGTGCGTCCTCTACGAATGCCTCACCGGGTCCATTCCGTTTCCGTCCAACAGCATCAGCAGCGCGATCCGGGCGCACCTCACGACGCCCGTGCCCAGCCCCAGCTCGATCCGACCCGACGTGCCCGCGACGTTCGACGACGTGATCGCCCGTGGCCTGGCCAAGGATCCCCGCGAGCGGTACGCGACGGCGGGCGCCTTCGCGGCGGCGGCCCGCTCCGCGTTGACCGCCCGCGAGCGGAAGACCGAAACCGACATCGCGACCCGCCCGGAGCCGTCGCCGGCTCTGCGGTCCGAGGCGACGCGGGTCGACGACCGCGGCCGTCCTCCCGTCTACCCGCCGACCGCGTTCCACAGTGGTCCGCCCGCCCCGCCGCCGCAGACTCCGTACTACCCGCCCACTCCCTACGCCGCCCCGCCGGCACGACGGTCGGTGGCCGTCCCGGTGACAGTGACCGTGCTGGTGATCGCGCTGCTCGCACTCGGCGGAGTGGTCGGATGGCTCGTGCTGGACCGGAACGACCAGGATGCCCCCGCGGTCGCCGCTGCCGGAAGCAGCCAGGTCCGCATTCCTGTCACGGAGGACGTCCCCGTCGCGACCACGAAGGCGGCTCCGGCGACGGTGCCGCCCGCCGCGACTCCGCCGAGAACCACGACCAGAATCACGACGGCTCCCCCGCCGCCGGTCGTCGGCGAGGTGACGGGCGCCGATCGGCAGGGGTTCCTGCCCCCGTCCGATGCACGATGCAACTACACCAACCCGGCCGTGTTCATCGGTCGCACCACGAAGTCCCTGGTCGTGGTGTGCGAGACGGGAGTGGGACGCTACTACTACCAGGGAGTGCGCATCAGCGACGGCGCCGCGATCTCCGTCGACGACCCGAGCCCCAGCGGTTCCGGCTTCGTCGCCACCGGCGACGGCGGCACCGAGTACCGGCTCTCCCCGTCCGCCCTGACCATCGTCGGCGGCGACGGCCGGGTCCTCGCGACAGAACCGATGATCGAGGCCGCATACCGATGA
- a CDS encoding FBP domain-containing protein produces the protein MEPVTEHDIRSSFINCSKGDAKRLPVPRDLDERPWEDLDFLGWSDPSFPGRCYVVVPRDGRLVGVALRYETGGYRRAQMCTVCMTTHASGGVSLMTARKSGESGRRGNSIGTYMCADLACSLYARRKKSPALGRQYREDLEPEERIARVRDNLDAFISRVYG, from the coding sequence ATGGAACCCGTCACCGAACACGACATCCGGTCGTCGTTCATCAATTGCTCCAAGGGCGACGCCAAGCGCCTTCCGGTCCCTCGTGACCTGGACGAGCGGCCCTGGGAGGATCTCGACTTCCTCGGCTGGAGTGACCCGTCGTTTCCCGGCCGCTGCTATGTCGTGGTACCGCGGGACGGTCGTCTGGTCGGCGTCGCCCTGCGCTACGAAACGGGCGGCTACCGCCGTGCGCAGATGTGCACGGTCTGCATGACCACGCATGCGAGTGGCGGGGTCTCGCTGATGACCGCGCGCAAGTCGGGGGAGTCCGGACGCCGGGGCAACTCGATCGGCACCTACATGTGCGCCGATCTCGCCTGCTCGCTGTACGCGCGCCGGAAGAAGTCGCCCGCGCTCGGCAGGCAGTACCGCGAGGATCTCGAGCCGGAGGAGAGGATCGCGCGGGTCCGCGACAATCTCGACGCGTTCATCTCCCGGGTCTACGGCTGA